A stretch of the Psychroserpens sp. Hel_I_66 genome encodes the following:
- a CDS encoding SPOR domain-containing protein, with protein MKLKNLKTALILILILVSGNQLFAQDGEVTIDQDSDITKLLEYKKDVKTVDLYKIQLDFGSRSKAESLKQSFQNTFAEWPAEMVYETPNYKVWVGNFSTRLEADIALLKIKKKFSKAMVFEPKKED; from the coding sequence ATGAAACTTAAGAACTTAAAAACAGCCCTAATTTTAATACTGATCCTTGTATCTGGAAATCAATTATTTGCTCAAGACGGAGAGGTTACTATTGATCAAGATAGCGACATCACAAAGCTTCTAGAATACAAAAAAGATGTTAAAACTGTTGATTTATACAAGATACAATTAGATTTTGGATCTAGGTCTAAGGCAGAATCACTTAAACAATCTTTTCAAAACACATTTGCAGAATGGCCTGCAGAAATGGTTTATGAAACGCCAAATTATAAAGTTTGGGTTGGTAATTTCAGTACACGCCTAGAAGCTGATATTGCTTTGTTGAAAATTAAGAAGAAATTCTCTAAAGCAATGGTTTTTGAGCCTAAAAAAGAGGATTAA